AATACACGACATGGGCGTGCAGATAGGCATCGTTATCGGCGGAGGGAACATTTTCCGCGGGCTGAGCGGTGCCGGAAAGGGATTCGACCGCGTGAAAGGCGACCAGATGGGGATGCTCGCCACGGTAATCAACAGCTTGGGGCTAAGCTCGGCATTGACGGCAAACGGGGTGAAGGCACGGGTGCTGACGGCTATCCGCATGGAGCCGATAGGCGAGTTTTACACCAAATGGAAAGCCATCGAAGCCATGGAGAACGGTGAAGTGGCCATCATGTCCGCCGGCACGGGAAACCCGTTCTTTACCACCGACACGGGTTCATCGCTGAGAGGCATCGAAATAGAAGCCGACGTGATGCTGAAAGGCACGCGCGTAGACGGCATCTATACCGCCGACCCCGAAAAAGACCCGACCGCCAAGAAGTTTGACGATATCACGTACGACGAAGTGCTGGCACGCGGGCTGAAGGTGATGGACCTCACCGCCACCTGCATGTGCAAGGAAAACAACCTGCCCATCATCGTCTTCGACATGGATACCGTAGGCAACCTGAAGAAGGTCGTTGCCGGTGAAAATATCGGTACGCTGGTACATAATTAATAATTAATAATTAATAATTAACAATTAATGCCAATCAGGAGTTAAAAGGGAGTTAAAAGGGAGTTAGATGCCAATGCCTTTTGCACCGCTTCTGTAGAGACGATGTGCACATCGTCTCTACTACGTGGCATATACAAAATGCACAAATAAATACCGCGTGAAGTATAACTTCTGAACGAAGTGATAACTCCTGTGAAACATAACTACGTTTAACTCCTGATTCGCATTAATTGTTAATTATTAATTATTAATTGTTAATTGAATTGTTGTCCCGTTCTTCATCAGCGGTATTTCCTTCAGGCGGCCGAGGGGAATCCCCCGAGCCTGCGCAATGATGTTCCGGTTTATCTGCCCGTGGGCAACCACCAGCACCGACTTGCCCTCGCAATGCTGCTTCAGATAGTCGATGCACTTGCCTGCGCGTGCGTAAAGCATGGCGGGGGTTTCGGCGTCTTTCGGGAAACAGGAACGGTCGACACTGTTTATCGACATCCCCGTCCAGCTCCCCCAGTCCACTTCGCGGAACAGGGCATTCTTTTCCCAGGGCAAATCCCGGCTGCCTACCGCAAGGCGTACCGTATCTGCCACCCGTTGCAGGTCGCTGCTGACAATGGCATCCAACGGAATGTTTTCCAAGGCCTTTCCCAAGGCTATGGCCTGCCGCTTCCCTTCTTCGGTGAGGTGTCCGGGCAAATGCCCTTGGAATATCCGGCTCAGGTTTTCTTCTGTCTGCCCGTGGCGGGCGAGGTATATAGTCAACATCTTATTAAATGAAGAATTAAGAATTTGAATATCCGCAAACATCCCATGTAGGGGCGTATCGCATACGCCCGAATGCGTCCACTTATCCACGCGGATGCCTTCGGGGCGTATGCGATACGCCCCTACAGTCAATTAGGTAAAATGCGGATATTCATTATTAAGAATGAGGAATGAAGAATCTTTTTTGAATGAAGAATGCTGTTTCTTCATTCTTAATTCTTCATTCTTCATTTAAATCAGTCTTCCATCAGTTTCCGGTAACGCACGCGCTTCGGCTCTACATTGCCCATGCGCTTCATCTTGTTTTCCTCGTATTCGGTGTACGAGCCTTCGAAGAAGAACACCTCGCTGTTTCCTTCAAACGCCAGGATGTGGGTGCAGATACGGTCGAGGAACCAGCGGTCGTGGCTGATTACTACGGCACATCCGGCAAAGTCTTCCAAACCTTCTTCCAGCGCACGCAGGGTGTTGACGTCGATGTCGTTGGTAGGCTCGTCCAGGAGCAATACGTTGCCTTCTTCCTTCAGCGCCATGGCGAGGTGCAGGCGGTTGCGCTCGCCTCCCGAAAGCATGCCGCAGAGCTTTTCCTGGTCGGCACCCGAGAAATTGAACCGGCTCAGGTAGGCACGGGCGTTCACGTCGCGGTTGCCCATGCGGAGCAAGTCGTTGCCTCCGCTGATAACCTGGTATACGGTCTTGTTCGGGTCGATGTCTTTGTGCTGCTGGTCCACGTAGGCAACCTTTACGGTTTCGCCCACTTCGAAGTCGCCTTTGTCGGGCTTCTCAATGCCCATAATCAGGCGGAACAGGGTGGTTTTTCCGGCACCGTTGGGACCGATGACGCCCACAATGCCGTTGGGGGGAAGCATGAAGTTGAGGTCGTCGAAGAGCAGCTTGTCGCCGTAAGCTTTTGCCACGTGTTTCGCCTCGATTACCTTATTTCCCAGACGGGGGCCGTTCGGGATGAAGATTTCGAGCTTTTCTTCTTTCTCCTTCACGTCTTCGTTCAATAACTTGTCGTACGAGTTGAGACGTGCCTTGCCTTTCGCCTGACGTGCCTTGGGCGCCATGCGCACCCATTCCAACTCGCGTTCCAGGGTCTTGCGGCGCTTGCTTGCCACTTTCTCTTCCATCTCCATGCGCTTGGTCTTCTGCTCCAGCCAGCTGGAATAGTTTCCTTTCCAGGGGATGCCTTCGCCACGGTCCAGCTCCAGAATCCAGCCTGCCACGTGGTCGAGAAAATAGCGGTCGTGCGTCACGGCAATCACCGTTCCTTCGTATTGCTGGAGGTGTTGTTCCAGCCAGTCGATGCTTTCGGCATCCAGGTGGTTGGTAGGTTCGTCCAGCAAGAGGATGTCGGGCTTCTGGAGCAGCAGGCGGCACAGCGCCACCCGGCGGCGTTCGCCTCCCGAAAGGTTCTTCACCGGCTGGTCTTCGGGCGGGCAGCGCAAGGCGTCCATCGCGCGCTCCAGCTTGGAGTCGAGGTTCCACGCATCGGTAGAGTCGATGATGTCCTGCAGTTCCGCCTGACGGGCAAAGAGGGCATCCATTTTCTCGGGGTCCTCGTAATACTCGGGCAAGCCGAACTTCTGGTTGATTTCCTCGTATTCGGCAAGCGCGTCTACGGTTTCCTGCACGCCTTCCATCACGACTTCCTTCACCGTTTTCGTATCGTCCAGATGAGGTTCCTGCGCCAGATAGCCTACCGAGTAGCCCGGCGAGAACACTACTTCGCCCTGATAATTCTTGTCCAGTCCGGCGATAATCTTCAGCAACGTAGACTTACCGGCTCCGTTCAAACCGATGATGCCGATTTTCGCTCCATAGAAAAAGGATAGGTAGATGTCTTTCAATACCTGTTTGTTGTTCTGGAATGACTTGCTCACTCCGACCATCGAAAAGATAATTTTTTTATCGTCTGCCATATTCTTTATAGTTTTAATGTTTCTGATAATGTCTCTTGAAATAACGGTACGTGAATGCCTGATACAGCAAAAGCCCTGCCACGGCTATCAGTATTTCCGCCCCAAACAAGCCTTTGCCCTGGCTTTGCAGATACACGCCCAAGAAGATGCCGCACGCCCACGCCAATTCCCACGACAAGCGGTATGTGTGATAACCCGTCCCGCGCTCGCAATGCAAGGGGAGCAAAATCATCATCTGGAGGAACTGGCCGATGGAAAATCCCGTGCCTAAGCCTATCAGGCATCCGCCTATATAGAGGGGATAAACGCCCTCAGGATGATGCAATGCCATCAGTCCGGCAATCATCAGCAATTGCCCCGCCCCAACTTGAATCCGCCCGTCGACCTGCCGCCTTACGCTCTCCCTCACCAACAGATAGAGCAGGAAGCCAAGCCCTGTGCAAAGATAAAAGGAAAAATCGGAAACCGAAACAAAAAGCATGCCTATCACCAACGGAACCGCCATCATATTGATGCCCGGAGGGACCGCACGGAAAAGCAAGAAACGGTCGGACGAGCACAGGGGCAAATCCAAAGGGGCGCGGAAACTGATTTTCACATACCCGATTAGCACCATAGCCACCGCCAGCAAGCACGCCGAAGCACTTACCAGCTGCGTGAAAGCCACATGCTGCATCCCCGCCAAGCCAATCACAACACCCGCCAACATGCCCGCGATGCCCGACCATGTAAAAGCCCGGTTCGCTCCGTCCCGCTGATGGCTGGGAGCCACATCTATCGCCAATGTGCTTCCGGTAGCCATCAAAGCGATTCCGAACGCACTCCCCTGCAAGACGCGCAAAGCGACAATCTGCCATGTTGCCGAGGTCCACGGATAAGCCAGCGTCGCCAGACCTAACACAATCATGCTCCGTATGCATACCTGTTTCCGGCTGAATGTATCGACCAGATAACTGTTGAACACTCCCGGAATGAACAGGGACAAGCCGAACACTACCGCCATGCACGCCGCTTCCACTCCTGTATATCCCCAGACATTCGTCATCCACCGGTGCAGGACAGGAAACTGCATGTATACGGCGGCATGAAAAAACACATTTGCCGCTGCAAGCAAAGTAAAGTTTTTATTCCACAGCATATACCTTTATTATAATTGACAAATGACAATTGACAATTCTTTCACATCGCCGCAGGGCAATTGTCAATTGTCCATTGTTTAATATTGTTCCGACTCGTTCGGGAAACCGCCCGACTTCACATCCGTCACATATTGTCCGATGGCATCGGTCATCACCGCATTCAGGTCGGCATACCGGCGCAGGAACTTCGGGCTGAAGCCTTTGGTCATGCCCAACATATCAGCCACCACCAGCACCTGACCGTCTGTAGCTCCTCCGGCACCTATGCCGATGACGGGGATATGCAAGGATTCGGTCACCTGCTGTGCCAATGCAGCCGGAATCTTTTCCAATACCAGCCCGAAGCAGCCGGCTTCTTCCAACAATTTCGCGTCGCGCAACAGCTTATCGGCTTCGGCATCGCCCTTGGCACGCACACCATACGTACCATACTTGTTGATGGATTGCGGCATCAGGCCCAGATGACCCATCACCGGGACACCCGCCCCGATTATCTTGCGGATAGCCTCTATCACTTCTTCTCCGCCTTCCAGCTTCAGCGCATCGGCACCCGTCTCCTTCATCATCCGCATGGCGTTGCGCACCCCGTCGAACGGGTCTGCCTGATACGAGCCGAACGGCATATCCACCACCACCAGCGCACGCTTCACGCCCCGGACGACCGAACGGGCATGGTAAATCATCTGGTCGACCGTAATGGGCAACGTCGTCACATTGCCTGCCATTACGTTCGATGCCGAGTCGCCAACCAATATCGCATCCACCCCGGCTTCGTCCACGATGCGTGCCGTGGTATAGTCGTACGAAGTCAGCATTGAAATTTTCTCACCTCTTTCTTTCATTTCCATCAAGCGGTGGGTGGTCACCTTCCGAGTGTCACTAACTAAATATCCAGCCATAATCTTTCTCCTTTCTTAAGTAATTAATCCTAATCAGTTTATACAATCTGCCCGTTTTATAGTCAATCAGAAATAAATTGCGAAAAATCATTTGTCATGCTGAACGAAGTGAAGCATCTCGGATGCGCCCACGTGGATGTACACGAGATCCTTCACGTTCGTTCAGGATGACAATACATCAAGAATTTTTCGCAAACCAATTTTGTTTTACTATAAAACGCAGATTTTCACGGATTATCATTTTATTTTATCTGCGTTAATCTGCGAAAATCTGTGTTTCTGATAAATATCATTTAAGTCCGTACACTCACTCAAATAAAAATCCGGGCAAAAGTAAATCATTTCAACGAGTTAAGCAAGCTTTTCATCTTTTCGTAGCTGAACAAGGTGAAATCGGGGATAACCACCCGGCATTTATCACGGATTGCCTCAGCGGGATTCGTCGTGCTCAGCCCTACCACCGCCATTCCGGCGGCATTTCCCGCTTCCAGCCCATGAAACGAGTCTTCGAACACCACACAGTTCTCCGGTACCGTCCCCAGCACCTGCGCCCCCAGCAGGAAGCAGTCGGGGGCTGGTTTCGAGCGGGTGAACATCTCCGCCGTCAGGATTCGCCCGACCAGTTCCTTCAGTTCCGGATGCACGGCATACACGCTCCGCATCTTCTGTCCGTTCGAGCTGGTCACAATCGCCGTCTTCACTCCCTGCTCACGCAGCTCACGCATGAAACCGGTCACTCCCGGCACGTATTCATACTTCATCTCTGCCTCATAGCGGTTCAAATCTTCCGTAATTTCCGCCTGCTCTTTCTCCATCCCGGCAAAATAACGGCTGAAAATCTGGCTCAAGGTCTGCCCCTTGATTATCTTGCCGAAAGCCTCGTACTCCGGATGATACTTCTTCCCCACCGCATCCCAGAAGACGGTATATTGCGGCTCGGTGTCCATCACCACCCCGTCGAAATCGAAAAGAGCGGCTATACATTTGGTTTTATCCATATCCAGTTTTACATTTAGTTTGATTTAACAGCACAAATTTCCGAAATATTCGTCCATCTTCCTAACTTTGCACCGCAATTTTAACGAAAGAATACACAAAATGAACGCAAACAATCCGCACGTGCTGGGAGAAGCACCTATAGGGAAACTGCTGTGGCAATACTCCATCCCCGCCATCATCGGCATGACACTGACCTCATTGTACAACATCATCGACAGTATTTTCATCGGCCACGGCGTGGGTGCCCTTGCCATCACCGCCCTTGCCATCAACTTCCCGCTGATGAACCTGCTGATAGCCTTCAGCACACTGGTAGGCGTGGGAGGCGCCACGCTCTCATCCATCCGTCTGGGGCAAAAAGACGTGCAGGGAGCCGAAGACATCCTGGGCAATGTCACCATCCTGTGCGTGGTCAATGCCGTCGTGTTCGGAAGCATCTCGCTCATCTTCCTCGACCCCATCCTGTACTTCTTCGGCGCCACCGAAGCCACCATCGGCTACGCACGCCAGTTTATGCAAGTCATCCTGATAGGCACGCCCGTATCGTACGTGATGATCGGACTGAACAACATCATGCGCGCCACGGGCTATCCGCGGAAAGCGATGCTCTCGTCGATGCTCACCGTAGGGTGTAACGTCGTCTTCGCGCCGCTCTTCATCTTCTGGCTCGAATGGGGGATGCGGGGTGCCGCACTGGCGACCATCCTCTCGCAGTTCGTCGGCATGATATGGGTGCTTCACCACTTCTGCAGCCGGTCCAGCTACATCCGGTTCCAAAAACGGCGCCTTCGGCTGAAGAAAAAAATCATCCTCAACGTGTTCAGCATCGGCATGTCGCCCTTCGTAATGAACGTGTGCGCCTGCTGCATCACCATCTTCATCAACAGCAGCCTGCTGAAATACGGAGGCGACCTCTCCATCGGCGCATTCGGCATCCTGAACCGCATCCAGATGCTCTTTGTGATGATTGTAATGGGTATCACGATGGGGATGCAGCCCATCACCGGATACAATTACGGGGCAGGACATTACCAGCGCGTGCGGCAGACACTAAGGCTGGGAATGACCGCCGCCGTTATCATCACCACCTGCGGCTTTGCCATCGGCGAACTGTTTCCGCGTGTGTTCGTAGGAATGTTCACCACCAATGACGAGCTGACCCGCCAAGCCACCGTAGCGGTACGCTTCGGAGTAGCCGCCTTTGCCGTGGTGGGTGCGCAGATTGTCATCACCCAGTTCTTCCAGTCTATCGGGAAAGCCAAAATCTCCATCTTCCTCTCCCTCTCGCGCCAGCTGCTGTTCCTTCTTCCGGGACTTGCCCTGCTGCCCCTTGCCTACGGATTGGACGGCGTATGGCTCAGCATGCCCGTGTCCGACTTTCTTGCCTTCATCGTGGCAGTACTGATGCTCGGACACCATTACCGCACGAAGATGAGCGTCGGCAACTGAGCCGAAGCCTTCGGAATGCCGCCGACACGTTTCCGCAAGGTTTCCGAGGCTTCCGGAGTGTTCCCGACACGTGTCCACAAAGTTTCCGAGACCTCCGGAGTGTTCCCAACAATCATTAGAAACGCAGATTAACGCGGATTTCCGCAGATTATTTTAATTTTCAATTTTTCGATTTACGAAGTACGATTTAATGCTCAAATAGTAGATAGTAAATTGTCAAATAGTAAATTAAAATAATTTGTGTTTCAAAAAAACTGTGGTAAATCCGCCTGTCAACTGAACAACAACATCAGATTAAGCACCGAAACCACCGCGGCGATGGTGTAGAGCACGAAGGTGCTCCAGCGCGAATTGGCGTACTCGCCCATCACACGCCGCGACGAGGTAAGCCCCACCTGCAGGAAGACGGTGAACGGAAGCTGCACGCTCAGCACCATCTGCGAAATAATCAGTCCCTGAAACGGGTCGTTGATGAAAAAGATGACCAGCAACGCCACGCCTAATGAGAGGAGCACACCCACGCGCGAATGAATATCCTTGATGTGATACGGCTCGCCGAACATCCCGGCAAAGATAGAGCCTGCCGCCATCCCGCTTGTCACCGTTGATGAAAGCCCCGCCATCAGCAATGCCAAAGCAAAAATCGTACCCGCCTGATTGCCCAGCAAAGGGTCGAGCAACGATTTTGCCTGCTGCAACTCTTCCACCTGCACGCCCTGAGCAAAAAAGGTGGATGCCGCCAGCAGAATCATCGCACTGTTGATAGCCCAGCCCACGCCCATCGAGAAGAG
The Phocaeicola salanitronis DSM 18170 genome window above contains:
- a CDS encoding HAD family hydrolase, which translates into the protein MDKTKCIAALFDFDGVVMDTEPQYTVFWDAVGKKYHPEYEAFGKIIKGQTLSQIFSRYFAGMEKEQAEITEDLNRYEAEMKYEYVPGVTGFMRELREQGVKTAIVTSSNGQKMRSVYAVHPELKELVGRILTAEMFTRSKPAPDCFLLGAQVLGTVPENCVVFEDSFHGLEAGNAAGMAVVGLSTTNPAEAIRDKCRVVIPDFTLFSYEKMKSLLNSLK
- a CDS encoding histidine phosphatase family protein translates to MLTIYLARHGQTEENLSRIFQGHLPGHLTEEGKRQAIALGKALENIPLDAIVSSDLQRVADTVRLAVGSRDLPWEKNALFREVDWGSWTGMSINSVDRSCFPKDAETPAMLYARAGKCIDYLKQHCEGKSVLVVAHGQINRNIIAQARGIPLGRLKEIPLMKNGTTIQLTINN
- a CDS encoding MFS transporter, with product MLWNKNFTLLAAANVFFHAAVYMQFPVLHRWMTNVWGYTGVEAACMAVVFGLSLFIPGVFNSYLVDTFSRKQVCIRSMIVLGLATLAYPWTSATWQIVALRVLQGSAFGIALMATGSTLAIDVAPSHQRDGANRAFTWSGIAGMLAGVVIGLAGMQHVAFTQLVSASACLLAVAMVLIGYVKISFRAPLDLPLCSSDRFLLFRAVPPGINMMAVPLVIGMLFVSVSDFSFYLCTGLGFLLYLLVRESVRRQVDGRIQVGAGQLLMIAGLMALHHPEGVYPLYIGGCLIGLGTGFSIGQFLQMMILLPLHCERGTGYHTYRLSWELAWACGIFLGVYLQSQGKGLFGAEILIAVAGLLLYQAFTYRYFKRHYQKH
- the pyrH gene encoding UMP kinase, whose amino-acid sequence is MAKFKRILLKLSGESLMGEKKYGIDEKRLGEYALQIKEIHDMGVQIGIVIGGGNIFRGLSGAGKGFDRVKGDQMGMLATVINSLGLSSALTANGVKARVLTAIRMEPIGEFYTKWKAIEAMENGEVAIMSAGTGNPFFTTDTGSSLRGIEIEADVMLKGTRVDGIYTADPEKDPTAKKFDDITYDEVLARGLKVMDLTATCMCKENNLPIIVFDMDTVGNLKKVVAGENIGTLVHN
- a CDS encoding MATE family efflux transporter, with product MNANNPHVLGEAPIGKLLWQYSIPAIIGMTLTSLYNIIDSIFIGHGVGALAITALAINFPLMNLLIAFSTLVGVGGATLSSIRLGQKDVQGAEDILGNVTILCVVNAVVFGSISLIFLDPILYFFGATEATIGYARQFMQVILIGTPVSYVMIGLNNIMRATGYPRKAMLSSMLTVGCNVVFAPLFIFWLEWGMRGAALATILSQFVGMIWVLHHFCSRSSYIRFQKRRLRLKKKIILNVFSIGMSPFVMNVCACCITIFINSSLLKYGGDLSIGAFGILNRIQMLFVMIVMGITMGMQPITGYNYGAGHYQRVRQTLRLGMTAAVIITTCGFAIGELFPRVFVGMFTTNDELTRQATVAVRFGVAAFAVVGAQIVITQFFQSIGKAKISIFLSLSRQLLFLLPGLALLPLAYGLDGVWLSMPVSDFLAFIVAVLMLGHHYRTKMSVGN
- the ettA gene encoding energy-dependent translational throttle protein EttA; translation: MADDKKIIFSMVGVSKSFQNNKQVLKDIYLSFFYGAKIGIIGLNGAGKSTLLKIIAGLDKNYQGEVVFSPGYSVGYLAQEPHLDDTKTVKEVVMEGVQETVDALAEYEEINQKFGLPEYYEDPEKMDALFARQAELQDIIDSTDAWNLDSKLERAMDALRCPPEDQPVKNLSGGERRRVALCRLLLQKPDILLLDEPTNHLDAESIDWLEQHLQQYEGTVIAVTHDRYFLDHVAGWILELDRGEGIPWKGNYSSWLEQKTKRMEMEEKVASKRRKTLERELEWVRMAPKARQAKGKARLNSYDKLLNEDVKEKEEKLEIFIPNGPRLGNKVIEAKHVAKAYGDKLLFDDLNFMLPPNGIVGVIGPNGAGKTTLFRLIMGIEKPDKGDFEVGETVKVAYVDQQHKDIDPNKTVYQVISGGNDLLRMGNRDVNARAYLSRFNFSGADQEKLCGMLSGGERNRLHLAMALKEEGNVLLLDEPTNDIDVNTLRALEEGLEDFAGCAVVISHDRWFLDRICTHILAFEGNSEVFFFEGSYTEYEENKMKRMGNVEPKRVRYRKLMED
- the panB gene encoding 3-methyl-2-oxobutanoate hydroxymethyltransferase: MAGYLVSDTRKVTTHRLMEMKERGEKISMLTSYDYTTARIVDEAGVDAILVGDSASNVMAGNVTTLPITVDQMIYHARSVVRGVKRALVVVDMPFGSYQADPFDGVRNAMRMMKETGADALKLEGGEEVIEAIRKIIGAGVPVMGHLGLMPQSINKYGTYGVRAKGDAEADKLLRDAKLLEEAGCFGLVLEKIPAALAQQVTESLHIPVIGIGAGGATDGQVLVVADMLGMTKGFSPKFLRRYADLNAVMTDAIGQYVTDVKSGGFPNESEQY